A single window of Vigna radiata var. radiata cultivar VC1973A chromosome 4, Vradiata_ver6, whole genome shotgun sequence DNA harbors:
- the LOC106758890 gene encoding uncharacterized protein LOC106758890 — translation MGEPSHSSASYIHMVQHLIEKCLIFHMSKEECMDALSKHANIKPVITSTVWNELEKENKEFFEEYAKAKSKEDRMSEEETNQMIQKMISDSTKGAAND, via the exons ATGGGAGAGCCTTCTCATTCTTCTGCATCTTACATTCACATG GTCCAGCACCTCATTGAAAAGTGTTTGATCTTTCACATGTCTAAGGAAGAATGCATGGATGCTCTCTCCAAGCATGCAAACATCAAGCCTGTCATAACATCCACTG TGTGGAATGAGctagagaaagaaaacaaggaaTTTTTTGAGGAGTATGCCAAAGCTAAGAGCAAAGAGGACCGAATGTCGGAGGAAGAGACAAACCAAATGATACAGAAGATGATATCAGATTCCACTAAAGGTGCTGCCAATGACTAA